The Daucus carota subsp. sativus chromosome 9, DH1 v3.0, whole genome shotgun sequence genome window below encodes:
- the LOC108200256 gene encoding damage-control phosphatase At2g17340-like, whose protein sequence is MESSGEMVRFPLLVDDNYRPCTIPFRSPADSPHTLTPTELSWIKVFLNSVPSFRQRAEADPTVPDARFRAQTFASRYTQILEEFKKDPESHGGPPDGILLCRIREQVLRELGFKDIFKKVKDEENTKAMSLFEKVVCLNDDIEDEAKRVENLVRGIFAGNIFDLGASQLAELYSKDGMSFLASCQNLVSRPWVIDDLDKFIVNWCKKSWKKAVIFVDNSGADVILGILPFARELLRRGTQVVLAANDLPSINDITYTELIEIISKLKDEHGKLVGVDTSNLLIANSGNDLPVIDLSSISQELAYLASDADLVLMEGMGRGIETNLYARFKCDSLNIGMVKHQEVADFLGGRLYDCVFKYTEVLD, encoded by the exons ATGGAGAGCTCAGGGGAGATGGTCAGGTTTCCGTTGCTTGTGGATGACAATTACAGGCCCTGTACTATTCCTTTTAGGTCACCTGCTGACAGTCCTCATACTCTCACTCCTACTGAGCTCTCCTGGATCAAGGTCTTCCTCAATTCAGTCCCCTCTTTTCG CCAACGAGCAGAGGCTGATCCTACTGTTCCTGATGCTCGTTTTAGAGCTCAAACTTTTGCTAGCAG ATATACTCAAATACTAGAGGAGTTCAAGAAAGATCCCGAAAGTCACGGTGGACCACCTGATGGCATT CTTCTATGCCGAATTCGTGAACAAGTCCTTAGAGAACTTGGATTTAAAGATATATTCAAGAAGGTTAAG GACGAGGAAAATACAAAGGCAATGTCTTTATTTGAAAAAGTAGTTTGCCTCAATGATGATATTGAGGACGAAGCCAAACGTGTGGAGAATCTTGTTAGGGGAATATTTGCAGGAAATATATTTGATCTTGGGGCATCTCAG CTTGCAGAATTGTACTCAAAAGATGGAATGTCCTTTCTTGCTAGTTGTCAAAATCTCGTTTCCCGTCCCTGGGTTATTGATGACTTGGACAAGTTTATAGTGAACTGGTGCAAGAAATCTTGGAAAAAG GCTGTCATATTTGTGGATAATTCTGGCGCGGATGTCATTTTGGGTATATTGCCATTTGCAAGAGAGCTGCTTCGTCGGGGAACACAG GTTGTGTTGGCAGCCAATGATTTACCTTCTATTAATGATATAACTTACACTGAGCTGATTGAGATTATTTCAAAG CTGAAGGATGAACATGGGAAACTTGTGGGAGTAGATACTTCTAATCTTCTGATTGCCAATTCTGGTAATGATTTACCG GTTATTGATCTTAGTAGTATATCACAAGAACTGGCGTACCTCGCAAGTGATGCTGATCTAGTACTGATGGAAGGAATG GGACGTGGAATAGAGACAAATCTATATGCGCGATTTAAATGTGATTCTCTCAATATTGGAATg GTGAAACATCAAGAGGTTGCGGATTTTTTAGGAGGAAGGCTCTATGATTGTGTCTTCAAGTACACTGAAGTTTTGGATTGA